A region from the Gallaecimonas pentaromativorans genome encodes:
- the pelF gene encoding GT4 family glycosyltransferase PelF: MVKADVLLILEGTYPYVRGGVSSWVHQLILGLPELKFELLFLGGHPSHYGPIQYTLPDNVTGLSVHYMMDDQDSLLGPSSRPGNSERFELWRQVQDHFRDSRQPIPAELLKALFESLGKSDGLPEEDFLYSQASWQVLADYYLQYCDEPSFVDFFWAYRNIYRPLFKIARIARELPKVRLLHAISTGYAGFLGAGASQLTQTPFALTEHGIYTKERKIDLIQAGWIKESEDRLGPNLNAEMGYIRRMWIHFFEQLGRTAYQHASPIVALYEGNRQRQIRDGAPPEQTQVIPNGIRLGRFAKALAARGPEIPMVAGLIGRVVPIKDIKTFIRAIKEALPALPELEGWIVGPTEEDPNYLHECQLLVDSLDLAGKVKFLGMQDVSAILPQLGVVALTSISEAQPLVLLEAMAAGVPVLATDVGSCREIIEGLGEEDRALGKAGAVVSIASPGAAARAMVEMLTDSDSWQAYQQAGLKRVEHYYDERLMFERYQQLYKEAMSWPE; the protein is encoded by the coding sequence ATGGTCAAAGCTGATGTACTGCTGATCCTCGAAGGCACCTACCCCTATGTCAGGGGCGGTGTATCCAGTTGGGTGCACCAGCTCATCCTCGGGCTGCCGGAGCTGAAATTCGAACTGCTTTTTTTAGGTGGCCACCCCAGCCATTACGGCCCCATTCAGTACACGCTGCCGGACAACGTAACCGGCCTTAGCGTCCATTACATGATGGATGACCAAGACAGCCTGCTCGGCCCCAGCTCCCGGCCCGGTAACAGCGAGCGCTTTGAGCTGTGGCGCCAGGTGCAGGACCATTTTCGCGACTCACGCCAGCCTATTCCGGCCGAGCTGTTAAAGGCGCTGTTTGAATCCCTGGGTAAAAGCGACGGCCTGCCGGAAGAGGACTTTCTTTATTCCCAGGCCTCCTGGCAGGTGCTGGCTGACTATTACCTGCAATATTGCGACGAGCCCTCCTTCGTGGATTTTTTCTGGGCCTATCGCAATATCTACCGGCCGCTGTTCAAAATCGCCCGCATTGCCAGGGAGCTGCCTAAAGTCAGGCTGCTACACGCCATTTCCACCGGTTATGCCGGGTTCCTGGGGGCCGGGGCCAGCCAGCTGACCCAGACTCCTTTTGCCCTCACCGAGCACGGCATCTACACCAAAGAGCGCAAGATTGACCTTATTCAGGCCGGCTGGATAAAGGAGTCGGAAGACCGCCTTGGCCCCAATCTCAATGCCGAGATGGGCTATATCCGCCGCATGTGGATCCATTTTTTCGAGCAGCTGGGGCGCACCGCTTACCAACATGCCAGCCCCATCGTCGCCCTCTACGAAGGCAACCGCCAACGGCAAATCCGTGACGGCGCGCCGCCGGAGCAGACCCAGGTGATCCCCAACGGTATCCGCCTTGGCCGTTTTGCCAAGGCCCTGGCCGCCCGCGGCCCCGAGATCCCCATGGTGGCCGGGCTGATTGGCCGGGTGGTACCCATCAAGGACATCAAGACCTTTATCCGTGCCATCAAAGAAGCCTTGCCGGCCCTGCCGGAGCTGGAAGGCTGGATAGTGGGCCCCACCGAGGAAGACCCCAACTACCTGCACGAATGCCAGTTGCTGGTGGACAGCCTGGATCTGGCAGGCAAGGTGAAATTTCTCGGCATGCAGGATGTCAGTGCCATCTTGCCGCAGCTGGGGGTGGTGGCGCTGACCTCCATCTCCGAGGCTCAGCCGCTGGTGCTGCTGGAAGCCATGGCCGCCGGGGTGCCGGTGCTGGCCACCGATGTCGGCTCCTGCCGGGAGATCATCGAAGGCCTCGGCGAAGAAGACCGCGCCCTAGGCAAGGCTGGCGCCGTGGTCTCTATCGCCTCACCCGGCGCGGCGGCCCGCGCCATGGTGGAGATGCTCACCGACAGCGACAGCTGGCAGGCCTACCAGCAAGCCGGCTTGAAACGGGTTGAACACTATTACGACGAGCGCCTGATGTTCGAGCGCTATCAACAGCTTTACAAGGAAGCCATGTCATGGCCGGAATAG
- a CDS encoding PelD GGDEF domain-containing protein: protein MKPSLRKARQVPESQAWLEVLVFTALALAIPAWLRPSDPFWQHGDFAWPMLGPLLVALRYGFAKGLASVLLLVAGQLLLRRVDALVTAQDYPFGTMVGYALVAMVAGEFRDLWERTNEQQKLQLDYVRDRLDTFTRHYHLLRSSHDRLEQMLAGHALSLRESLQAVRSAIGQLQERRLDKAARAILGLFVEYGGLQSVSLYAVEDGNIIGEPLARVGQTQPANGKDPMVLAMFEQRELISVAQLQSRAEQSQYQIVIPLIDVNDRVYGVLLVEQIQFFTLRESTLTLMAVMAGHVGDLLRHALANPVMGPDEKPYFHAQVLRAQREAKRYAIPAQLMKIRATEPSAQAERVLEHLNATRRGLDVYLYDAQSLTLLLLMPLADELDQAGFIGRINSWSVERLGKSLAELNIQVEEQRSLPVDEEAINHFMELGR, encoded by the coding sequence GTGAAACCCTCTTTGCGCAAAGCCCGGCAGGTACCCGAGTCTCAGGCCTGGCTGGAAGTTTTAGTCTTCACCGCCCTGGCCTTGGCCATTCCGGCCTGGCTGCGCCCCAGTGACCCCTTCTGGCAGCACGGCGATTTCGCCTGGCCGATGTTGGGCCCGTTGCTGGTGGCTTTGCGCTACGGCTTTGCCAAAGGTCTGGCTAGCGTGTTGCTGCTGGTGGCGGGGCAATTGCTGCTGCGCCGGGTCGACGCCCTTGTCACCGCCCAGGACTACCCCTTTGGCACCATGGTCGGTTACGCCCTGGTGGCCATGGTGGCCGGTGAGTTTCGTGACCTTTGGGAGCGCACCAACGAGCAGCAAAAGCTGCAGCTCGACTACGTGCGTGACCGCCTCGACACCTTTACCCGCCACTACCACCTGCTGCGCAGCTCCCACGATCGGTTAGAGCAGATGCTGGCTGGCCACGCCCTTAGCCTGCGCGAATCCTTGCAGGCGGTGCGCTCGGCCATCGGCCAGTTGCAGGAGCGGCGCCTGGACAAAGCGGCCCGCGCCATCCTGGGTCTCTTTGTGGAATACGGCGGCCTGCAAAGCGTCAGCCTCTATGCCGTGGAAGACGGCAACATCATCGGCGAGCCCCTGGCTCGGGTCGGCCAGACCCAGCCTGCCAACGGCAAGGATCCCATGGTGCTGGCCATGTTCGAGCAGCGCGAGCTGATCTCGGTGGCCCAGTTGCAAAGCCGGGCCGAGCAGAGCCAGTACCAGATTGTTATCCCCCTTATCGACGTCAATGACCGAGTTTATGGGGTGCTGCTGGTGGAGCAAATCCAGTTCTTTACCCTGCGCGAATCCACCCTGACCCTGATGGCGGTGATGGCCGGCCACGTGGGCGACCTGCTACGCCATGCCCTGGCCAACCCGGTCATGGGGCCGGACGAGAAGCCCTACTTCCACGCCCAGGTATTACGGGCCCAGCGCGAGGCCAAGCGTTACGCCATTCCGGCCCAGCTGATGAAAATTCGCGCCACCGAGCCCTCGGCTCAGGCCGAAAGGGTGCTGGAACACCTCAACGCCACCCGCCGCGGCCTGGACGTGTACCTCTACGACGCCCAGTCCCTCACCCTGCTGCTACTGATGCCCCTGGCAGACGAGCTGGACCAGGCCGGTTTTATCGGCCGCATCAACAGCTGGAGCGTCGAGCGATTGGGTAAATCCCTGGCAGAGCTCAATATTCAGGTGGAAGAGCAGCGATCGCTACCGGTGGATGAAGAGGCCATCAACCACTTCATGGAGCTCGGCAGATGA
- a CDS encoding tetratricopeptide repeat protein, producing MKKVITKARPSLISLPAAVLMLLVTFLLLYILFPSSLFFENDQVPKDPNLGRAYLRAALAQDPNNEHLKQKLAEVEIKLGNLTSAAALLAEISASKEKAAIEQQLYYAKFQAGTLSADDKAKLVSSLESNRDWTPQQLQYAQALGLEAQLAQYYQDHDQPLLAARTWLAANHPEKASELYGQHLSKDTLNDAIAAALAAGKPVLAYQWWQQYGDQSDLQRALKLAQLAGNSKDTQLLADQLLAQEPNNAQRQALAEQAHLANGDIQGAEAILEQRLAQQPNNQALHQRRWQLLRWLNRPTDALDELRWLMADGSATPADVEASLNDANGLFRYDDQIAIYRYLAGHHRLSPQRFDSWLDAQEWQGTPEQAVEDIHHYQQRYGKDSQTDGWLARLNHEMGDQDALRALWPTYKGPRDDQHLIWFARAYWLENDYQAALAVLKNGDTSKDVGFWDARAEMAWRVGNKAEATFAYQRLHQLAPNLPGLEYRYQQARFGDDKPGLLAYLWTRPRTTSNVARIAELCWQLQDEQGFARLAAVLPSQPADRQLASAWLYVGTWQQQHQQLEEARASLRQAKLLAPGSTEVALSQGWLALALQDKKAARAILDKHQQQPASDAWAPLLGSLAQFLGDHRQAYFYFRYMAKRHPKDLANLVNLASEMEALGRHDDAFRLNRYLARQLPQNQQAYADLQLNWWGERVVPFLQARQGMDTIAPMAPEQAASYWWLHRQAAKRLLPWQQLQLAMLDGDFHTVKSLLAKGQVSQTTDKVSAWLYLNRPYQAMEAWDKGVTKEATETELDLARAARPAHFRALAFRLQPDAGLKSAQQQVELYLPFAQAQWKFSAGYQDNQGNDGNLMAANADWQYQRWHLNLDVDHHQGEGAVRSGLAVAVDYQWDQRTRLGLELATGQESRQSDVLLAWGEQSLFGVNANYRLDNRQSLALSAAHLKVGLRDGPSLASGQQYDARYQFDLLADRPGWALYGAAIWQRFPERPPVPVPHHPEYQALVEPFRRYAIGSVWGPGAELTPPHLGAEPAWTVDVSIGYQPRIGQADFTLSTDAGWSITGDDLLQLKLNYQSSNRQGASDTQVQLGYYLHF from the coding sequence GTGAAAAAGGTCATCACAAAAGCCAGGCCGTCCCTTATTTCCCTGCCGGCAGCGGTATTGATGCTGCTGGTGACCTTTTTGCTGCTTTATATCCTGTTCCCAAGCTCGCTATTTTTTGAAAACGATCAGGTACCCAAGGACCCCAACCTCGGAAGAGCCTACCTGCGCGCCGCCCTGGCTCAGGACCCAAACAACGAACACCTCAAGCAAAAACTGGCCGAGGTGGAGATCAAGCTCGGCAACCTGACCAGCGCCGCGGCGCTGCTGGCTGAGATCTCCGCCAGCAAGGAAAAGGCCGCCATCGAGCAGCAGCTTTACTACGCCAAGTTCCAGGCCGGCACGCTTAGCGCCGACGACAAAGCCAAGCTGGTCAGCAGCCTTGAGAGTAACCGCGACTGGACTCCCCAGCAGCTGCAGTATGCCCAGGCGCTGGGCCTGGAAGCGCAGCTCGCCCAGTATTACCAGGACCACGACCAGCCGCTGCTGGCGGCCCGCACCTGGCTGGCCGCCAACCACCCGGAAAAGGCCAGCGAACTGTACGGCCAGCACTTGTCCAAAGACACCCTCAACGACGCCATCGCCGCCGCCCTGGCCGCTGGCAAGCCGGTGCTGGCCTACCAGTGGTGGCAGCAATACGGTGACCAGAGCGATCTGCAACGCGCCCTGAAGCTGGCCCAACTGGCCGGTAACAGCAAAGACACCCAGTTGCTGGCCGACCAACTGCTGGCCCAGGAGCCAAATAATGCCCAGCGCCAGGCCCTGGCCGAGCAGGCCCACCTGGCCAATGGCGATATCCAAGGCGCCGAGGCCATATTGGAGCAGCGCCTAGCGCAGCAACCCAACAACCAGGCCCTGCATCAGCGGCGCTGGCAATTGCTGCGCTGGCTCAATCGCCCCACCGACGCCCTGGACGAGCTGCGCTGGTTGATGGCCGACGGCAGTGCCACACCGGCGGATGTGGAAGCGAGCCTCAATGATGCCAACGGCTTGTTCCGCTATGACGATCAGATAGCCATCTACCGCTACCTGGCCGGCCATCACCGGCTGAGCCCCCAGCGCTTTGACAGCTGGCTCGACGCCCAGGAATGGCAAGGCACCCCGGAGCAAGCGGTAGAGGACATTCACCACTACCAGCAGCGCTACGGTAAAGACAGCCAAACTGACGGCTGGCTGGCCAGGCTCAACCACGAAATGGGTGACCAAGACGCCCTGCGCGCCCTTTGGCCCACCTACAAAGGCCCCCGGGATGACCAGCACCTGATTTGGTTTGCCCGCGCCTACTGGCTCGAGAATGATTACCAAGCGGCGCTGGCGGTGCTGAAAAACGGCGACACCAGTAAGGACGTCGGCTTCTGGGATGCCCGCGCCGAAATGGCCTGGCGGGTCGGCAACAAGGCCGAAGCCACCTTTGCCTACCAGCGCCTGCATCAGCTGGCTCCCAACCTGCCCGGCCTGGAATACCGTTACCAGCAAGCCCGCTTTGGCGACGACAAGCCCGGCCTGCTGGCCTACCTGTGGACCCGCCCGCGCACTACCAGCAACGTGGCCCGTATTGCCGAGCTGTGCTGGCAGCTGCAAGACGAGCAAGGCTTTGCCCGCCTGGCTGCGGTGCTGCCCAGCCAGCCGGCCGACCGCCAACTGGCCAGTGCCTGGCTCTATGTCGGGACCTGGCAGCAGCAACATCAACAGCTTGAAGAGGCCCGCGCGTCGCTACGCCAAGCCAAACTGCTGGCTCCCGGCAGCACCGAAGTGGCGCTGTCTCAAGGCTGGCTGGCCCTGGCCCTGCAGGACAAAAAGGCGGCCCGCGCCATACTGGACAAGCACCAGCAGCAGCCGGCCTCCGACGCTTGGGCGCCATTGCTGGGCAGTTTGGCCCAGTTCCTTGGCGACCATCGCCAGGCTTATTTCTATTTCCGCTACATGGCCAAGCGCCATCCCAAGGATCTGGCCAACCTGGTAAACCTCGCTTCCGAGATGGAGGCCCTTGGCCGCCACGACGATGCCTTCCGCCTCAACCGTTATCTGGCCCGCCAGTTGCCCCAGAACCAACAGGCCTATGCCGATCTGCAATTGAACTGGTGGGGCGAACGGGTGGTGCCCTTCTTGCAGGCGCGCCAGGGCATGGACACCATCGCGCCCATGGCTCCCGAGCAGGCCGCCTCCTACTGGTGGTTGCACCGCCAGGCTGCCAAACGGCTGTTGCCCTGGCAACAGTTGCAACTGGCCATGCTGGACGGCGATTTCCATACCGTGAAATCCCTGCTGGCCAAGGGGCAGGTCAGCCAGACTACCGACAAGGTCAGTGCCTGGCTTTACCTCAACCGCCCCTACCAGGCCATGGAAGCCTGGGACAAAGGCGTGACCAAGGAGGCCACCGAGACCGAGCTGGACTTGGCAAGGGCGGCCCGCCCGGCCCATTTCCGGGCCCTGGCGTTCAGGCTGCAACCCGATGCCGGCCTCAAAAGCGCCCAGCAACAAGTGGAGCTGTATCTACCCTTTGCCCAGGCCCAATGGAAATTCAGCGCCGGCTATCAAGATAACCAAGGTAACGACGGCAACCTGATGGCAGCCAACGCCGACTGGCAATACCAGCGCTGGCACCTGAACCTGGATGTAGACCATCACCAGGGTGAAGGGGCGGTGCGCTCTGGCCTGGCGGTGGCGGTGGACTACCAATGGGACCAGCGCACCCGCCTGGGCCTGGAGCTCGCCACTGGCCAGGAGAGTCGCCAGTCTGACGTGCTGTTGGCCTGGGGTGAGCAAAGTCTGTTTGGGGTAAACGCCAATTACCGCCTGGATAACCGCCAGTCACTGGCGTTGTCTGCCGCCCACCTCAAGGTAGGGCTGCGTGACGGCCCTTCTTTGGCGAGCGGCCAGCAGTACGACGCCCGCTATCAATTTGATCTGTTGGCCGACCGGCCAGGCTGGGCCCTCTATGGCGCCGCCATCTGGCAACGCTTTCCCGAACGCCCGCCGGTACCGGTGCCACATCACCCCGAATACCAGGCGCTGGTGGAGCCTTTTCGGCGCTACGCCATCGGTTCTGTCTGGGGGCCGGGAGCCGAACTGACTCCGCCGCATCTCGGTGCCGAGCCTGCCTGGACAGTGGATGTCAGCATCGGTTACCAGCCGCGAATCGGCCAGGCCGACTTTACCCTCAGTACCGACGCCGGCTGGTCGATCACCGGTGACGACCTGTTGCAGCTGAAACTCAACTACCAGAGCAGTAACCGTCAGGGTGCCAGCGACACCCAGGTCCAGCTCGGTTACTACCTTCATTTTTAA
- the hemG gene encoding menaquinone-dependent protoporphyrinogen IX dehydrogenase, with protein MAHSTFLLAYSSVDGQTRTIMHRIAEQLQQAGHQVRFCDIERHGEPEWEGIDDVIVGAAVRYGDHRSCLYEFVKAHVVELTARPNAFFSVNMTARKPGKDTPEGSRYMQKFLEKSPWHPQRQAVFAGALQWDKYRFIDKLMIRFIMWLTKGPTDTRQNVELTDWAAVEAFAKALSGAKTTG; from the coding sequence ATGGCTCATTCAACTTTCCTGCTGGCCTATTCATCTGTCGACGGCCAGACCCGCACCATCATGCACCGCATAGCCGAACAGTTGCAGCAGGCCGGGCACCAAGTGCGCTTTTGCGATATCGAGCGCCACGGCGAGCCGGAATGGGAAGGGATTGACGATGTGATTGTGGGCGCGGCGGTGCGTTATGGCGACCACCGATCTTGCCTGTACGAGTTCGTAAAAGCCCATGTGGTGGAATTGACCGCCAGGCCTAACGCCTTTTTCTCGGTGAACATGACCGCCCGCAAACCCGGCAAGGACACCCCCGAGGGGTCACGTTACATGCAGAAATTTCTGGAAAAGAGCCCCTGGCACCCGCAGCGGCAGGCGGTGTTTGCCGGGGCTTTGCAGTGGGACAAATACCGCTTTATCGACAAATTGATGATCCGCTTCATCATGTGGCTGACCAAAGGCCCCACCGATACCCGCCAGAATGTCGAACTGACTGACTGGGCCGCAGTAGAGGCCTTTGCCAAGGCGCTCAGTGGCGCCAAAACGACGGGGTAA
- a CDS encoding endo alpha-1,4 polygalactosaminidase — MMRWLLALFISFHTWASTSDSVAFFYGQHQPLAEMTFYPGVVVQPDHISAEELKWLNERGIKTYAYLSVGESDAKDAKGLKVNASWQSQIMDQTSTRWKNHLNTRAKELKARGFYGLFLDTLDSYQLLPQDQQPVQRQALLAAVQSLSEQFQHHLILNRGFELLPWLKGQAERVVAEGLLSHFNPEDNSYKGTSQADQQWLSAQLNTAKALGFAVQVIDYAPFAKRAAMAQQIAKAGFAPWVTDGHLLTWGSSELTPVPRRVIVPFDSTLKPLINTQVHQRLSTLIEYLGYLPDYIDISKEPLPPADKALFAGVVVWAESAAFYRPELVSWLEKVQGKLPELLLGEIPQSPALLAGLGLNLQSLSPKGPFSQTEMASWLKGETALSLKNLEPYSATLAEGAEALISIKAGNGEPVLQGARTDKGAVVLSPWLIDALPLEENRWLINPVALLQKGLGLPPIPAPDVTTESGRRLFTLHIDGDAFPSRARFPGQPFAGEVMEKQIIEHYQLPITVSVIQGEVGPTGMYPKQSPQLEAIARDIFTKPYVEIASHTYSHPFFWSQIAGREKLTEQDTEYGFHLNIPGYNKIDLTKEIDGSIDYINERLAPKDKKVVMMLWSGDAAPGPVALAHARKMGVLNVNGGNTVMTRDNPSLSEIWPIGRPEGDLLYQVYAPIMNENVYTDLWHGPYFGFRRVRETFDITGHPYRLKPFGLYFHFYSATNPAGLQALRDDIGYVLSRPNTPAHLSHYARMAKDFYFSALARDAKGDWLLSSKYLRTLRLPKALGYAQLDASQGLAGATEDGRYLHVVNGDARFALAASASPRKPYLVSANVLLKSWQLPGKVAFKAWQKADLILANAEGCRFVSDQGPSYGGQQKDRLTEFSLPEGDFAGHLACGTQQ; from the coding sequence ATGATGCGTTGGCTTCTTGCCCTTTTTATCAGCTTTCATACTTGGGCTTCGACCAGCGACAGCGTTGCCTTTTTCTATGGCCAACACCAACCGCTAGCCGAGATGACCTTCTATCCCGGCGTGGTGGTCCAGCCCGATCATATCAGTGCCGAAGAGCTCAAATGGCTGAACGAAAGAGGCATTAAAACCTATGCCTATCTGAGCGTTGGCGAGTCCGATGCCAAAGACGCCAAGGGTCTCAAAGTCAACGCCAGTTGGCAAAGCCAGATCATGGACCAAACCAGCACCCGCTGGAAAAACCACCTTAATACCCGCGCTAAGGAACTCAAGGCCAGGGGCTTTTATGGCCTGTTCCTCGATACCCTCGACAGCTACCAGCTACTGCCGCAAGACCAACAACCCGTCCAGCGCCAGGCACTGCTGGCTGCCGTGCAGTCCTTGTCGGAGCAGTTTCAGCACCACCTGATTTTAAACCGCGGCTTTGAGCTGCTGCCCTGGCTCAAGGGCCAGGCCGAGCGGGTGGTGGCCGAAGGCTTGTTGAGCCACTTCAACCCCGAAGACAACAGCTACAAAGGCACCAGCCAGGCTGACCAGCAATGGCTGAGCGCCCAGCTAAACACCGCCAAGGCCCTGGGCTTTGCAGTACAAGTCATTGATTATGCGCCCTTTGCCAAAAGAGCTGCCATGGCCCAGCAGATCGCCAAGGCCGGCTTTGCCCCCTGGGTCACCGACGGCCACCTGCTGACCTGGGGCAGCTCCGAGCTGACTCCGGTGCCACGGCGAGTGATAGTGCCCTTCGACAGTACCCTCAAGCCACTCATCAACACCCAAGTGCACCAGCGCCTGTCCACCTTGATTGAGTACCTGGGTTACCTGCCCGATTACATCGACATCAGCAAAGAGCCGCTGCCTCCGGCTGACAAGGCGCTCTTTGCCGGCGTGGTGGTGTGGGCCGAAAGCGCCGCTTTCTACCGCCCTGAGCTGGTGAGCTGGCTGGAAAAGGTGCAGGGCAAGTTACCGGAACTGCTGCTGGGGGAGATCCCGCAGTCGCCCGCGCTATTGGCCGGCCTAGGCCTTAACCTGCAAAGCCTCTCCCCCAAAGGCCCCTTCAGCCAGACCGAGATGGCCTCCTGGCTTAAAGGCGAGACGGCGTTGTCGCTGAAAAACCTCGAACCTTACTCTGCCACCCTCGCCGAGGGCGCCGAGGCGCTGATCAGCATCAAGGCCGGTAACGGCGAGCCGGTATTACAAGGCGCCCGCACCGATAAAGGCGCCGTGGTGCTGTCACCCTGGCTTATCGATGCCCTGCCACTCGAAGAAAACCGCTGGCTGATAAACCCCGTCGCCCTGCTGCAAAAAGGCCTGGGGCTGCCGCCTATTCCGGCGCCTGATGTCACTACCGAAAGCGGCCGGCGCCTCTTTACCCTGCATATCGACGGCGACGCCTTCCCCAGCCGTGCCCGCTTCCCGGGCCAGCCCTTTGCCGGGGAAGTGATGGAAAAACAGATCATCGAGCACTACCAGCTGCCTATTACCGTGTCGGTTATCCAGGGGGAAGTGGGCCCTACCGGCATGTACCCCAAACAAAGCCCGCAGCTTGAGGCTATCGCCCGAGACATCTTCACAAAGCCCTATGTGGAAATTGCCTCCCACACCTACAGCCATCCCTTTTTCTGGTCGCAAATAGCCGGGCGCGAAAAGCTCACCGAGCAAGACACCGAGTACGGCTTTCATCTTAATATTCCCGGCTACAACAAAATTGATCTCACCAAGGAAATCGACGGCTCCATCGACTACATCAACGAGCGCCTGGCCCCTAAAGATAAGAAAGTGGTGATGATGCTGTGGAGCGGTGACGCCGCCCCCGGCCCGGTGGCGCTAGCCCACGCCCGCAAGATGGGGGTGCTCAACGTCAACGGCGGCAACACCGTGATGACCCGCGACAACCCCAGCCTCTCCGAGATCTGGCCCATCGGCCGCCCCGAGGGCGACCTGCTGTACCAGGTGTACGCCCCCATCATGAACGAGAACGTCTACACCGATCTCTGGCATGGCCCCTATTTCGGCTTCCGGCGGGTCAGGGAAACCTTCGACATCACCGGCCACCCCTACCGGCTCAAGCCGTTCGGACTGTACTTCCACTTTTACTCCGCCACCAACCCGGCAGGCCTCCAGGCCCTTAGGGACGACATCGGCTATGTGCTGAGCCGCCCCAATACCCCGGCGCACTTGAGCCACTACGCCCGCATGGCCAAGGATTTTTACTTCAGCGCCCTGGCCCGCGATGCCAAAGGTGACTGGCTGCTGAGCAGCAAATATCTGCGCACCCTGCGCCTGCCAAAAGCGCTGGGTTATGCCCAGCTCGACGCCAGCCAGGGCCTGGCTGGGGCCACCGAAGATGGCCGCTACCTGCATGTGGTAAACGGCGATGCCCGCTTTGCCCTGGCAGCCAGCGCCAGCCCCCGCAAGCCTTATCTGGTGTCGGCCAACGTGCTGCTGAAAAGCTGGCAGTTGCCGGGCAAGGTGGCCTTCAAGGCCTGGCAAAAAGCGGACCTCATCCTCGCTAACGCCGAGGGCTGCCGCTTTGTCAGCGACCAGGGCCCCTCTTATGGCGGCCAGCAAAAAGACCGGCTGACCGAGTTTTCACTGCCTGAAGGCGACTTTGCCGGGCACCTTGCCTGTGGGACGCAACAGTGA
- a CDS encoding HEAT repeat domain-containing protein, whose protein sequence is MRTLWAFAGAVVLDAFAGWLFLDGHATLALVTHLLACLLLAGTMFYLLPVQYQKPVAPTLVFLFVLFFALPGLGTIGISAAMLYALYRPLGEGGMALTEHPIPELPFEPKALSAKPVYSLGGLRAILKNASEPNKRLAAVMATRNMPDQEAIPILRLALKDLEDDVRLLAYSLLDGKENSINKQINQLQTQLKDPTQQAQHWRFNRQLAEKFWELSYLGLAQGELRQYVLSRAAQYAQASIEQHPTTATEVFLGRVYLALGRYQEAQPLFERAADTTIARRHVMPYLAEIAFYQRRYDDCRAHLAALPPQANGSALQQLREYWHGQS, encoded by the coding sequence ATGAGAACCCTCTGGGCATTTGCCGGGGCCGTGGTGCTGGACGCCTTTGCTGGCTGGCTGTTTTTGGATGGCCACGCCACCCTGGCCCTGGTCACCCACCTGCTGGCCTGTCTGCTGCTGGCAGGCACCATGTTCTACCTGTTGCCGGTGCAATACCAAAAGCCGGTTGCGCCGACCCTGGTGTTTTTGTTCGTGCTGTTCTTTGCCTTGCCCGGCCTTGGCACCATTGGCATCAGCGCCGCCATGCTCTACGCCCTTTACCGCCCTCTGGGCGAGGGTGGCATGGCGCTAACCGAGCATCCCATTCCCGAGTTGCCCTTCGAGCCCAAAGCGCTTTCTGCCAAGCCGGTTTACTCCCTTGGCGGGCTGCGGGCCATTCTCAAAAACGCCTCCGAACCCAACAAGCGGCTGGCGGCGGTGATGGCAACCCGCAATATGCCGGACCAAGAAGCCATTCCCATCCTGCGCCTGGCCCTAAAGGACCTCGAAGACGACGTGCGGCTGCTGGCCTACTCGCTGTTGGACGGCAAGGAAAACAGCATTAACAAGCAAATCAACCAGTTGCAGACTCAGCTAAAAGACCCTACCCAGCAGGCCCAGCATTGGCGTTTTAATCGCCAACTGGCCGAAAAATTCTGGGAGCTAAGCTACCTGGGTCTTGCCCAGGGCGAGCTGCGCCAATACGTGCTGAGCCGGGCCGCCCAATACGCCCAGGCCAGTATCGAGCAGCACCCCACCACCGCCACCGAGGTGTTCTTGGGTCGGGTGTACCTGGCTCTTGGCCGCTACCAAGAGGCCCAGCCCCTTTTTGAACGGGCCGCCGACACCACCATAGCCCGGCGCCACGTCATGCCCTACCTGGCGGAAATCGCCTTTTACCAGCGCCGCTACGACGACTGCCGTGCACACCTGGCCGCCTTGCCGCCCCAGGCCAACGGCAGTGCTTTGCAACAATTGAGGGAGTATTGGCATGGTCAAAGCTGA